From one Lolium rigidum isolate FL_2022 chromosome 4, APGP_CSIRO_Lrig_0.1, whole genome shotgun sequence genomic stretch:
- the LOC124647366 gene encoding endo-1,4-beta-xylanase 1-like, producing MSQEVAFDVNMVQNSTLDDGGLAGWAPFGSRTTTLSVHREDDDATLEITMQDQHEHDTVNKPSGRYILVSGRADEKDGLRQAITGALKPRVTYRVAGWVSLGASSPANAAVCVNLAVDRDEGLVECGAVSAEAGRWTEVKGAFRLRTEPSRAAVYVHGAPAGVDVKVMDLRVFATDRKARFRLLKDKTDKARKRDVVLKFGEAASRTPGGASVRVVQIDNTFPFGTCINTSVIQNPAFMDFFTNHFDWAVFENELKWYHTENQQGQLNYADADSLLDFCDRHGVRVRGHCIFWSVEGDVQQWVKNLQGRDQLMSAVQARLHGLVSRYAGKFQHYDVNNEMLHGHFFRDRLGDDVPALMFTEAAKIDPAAALFVNDYNVECANDPNATPEKYIELIKSLQRGGADVRGIGLQGHVSNPVGQVICDALDKLATTGIPIWFTELDVPEQDVSLRAQDLEVVLREAYAHPAVQGVVFWGFLQGTMWRQNAWLVNADGTVNEAGQMFVNLQKEWKTDARGNLDDDGNFKFRGFHGTYFVEVKTATGKQILKTFTVDKGDNNNTTPLVLNLADA from the exons ATGTCTCAGGAGGTGGCCTTCGACGTGAACATGGTCCAGAACAGCACGCTCGAcgacggcggcctcgccggctggGCACCGTTCGGCTCGCGCACCACCACGCTGTCCGTGCACCGCGAGGATGACGATGCCACGCTCGAGATCACCATGCAAGACCAGCACGAGCACGACACTGTCAACAAACCCAGCGGCCGGTACATCCTCGTGTCAGGGCGCGCCGACGAGAAGGACGGCCTGCGGCAGGCGATCACGGGCGCGCTCAAGCCCCGGGTCACGTACCGCGTCGCCGGGTGGGTCAGCCTCGGCGCGTCGTCGCCGGCCAACGCGGCGGTGTGCGTCAACCTCGCCGTGGACCGCGACGAGGGCCTGGTCGAGTGCGGCGCGGTGAGCGCCGAGGCCGGCCGGTGGACGGAGGTCAAGGGCGCGTTCCGGCTCAGGACGGAGCCAAGCCGCGCGGCGGTGTACGTCCATGGCGCGCCCGCGGGCGTGGACGTCAAGGTCATGGATCTCCGTGTCTTCGCCACGGACCGCAAGGCCCGCTTCAGGCTACTCAAGGACAAGACTGACAAG GCTCGCAAGAGGGACGTGGTTCTCAAGTTCGGCGAGGCGGCATCGAGGACACCCGGCGGCGCGTCCGTTAGGGTCGTGCAGATCGACAACACTTTCCCTTTCGGCACATGCATCAACACCTCGGTGATCCAGAACCCGGCCTTCATGGACTTCTTCACCAACCACTTCGACTGGGCCGTCTTCGAGAACGAGCTCAAGTGGTACCACACGGAGAACCAGCAAGGGCAGCTCAACTACGCCGACGCCGACTCCCTCCTCGACTTCTGCGACCGCCACGGCGTGCGCGTGCGCGGCCACTGCATCTTCTGGTCCGTCGAGGGCGACGTGCAGCAGTGGGTTAAGAACCTCCAGGGCCGCGACCAGCTCATGTCCGCCGTCCAGGCCCGCCTCCACGGCCTCGTCTCCCGCTACGCCGGCAAGTTCCAGCACTACGACGTCAACAACGAGATGCTGCACGGCCACTTCTTCCGGGACCGCCTCGGCGACGACGTCCCCGCGCTCATGTTCACCGAGGCCGCCAAGATCgaccccgccgccgccctcttcgtcaacGACTACAACGTCGAGTGCGCCAACGACCCCAACGCCACCCCCGAGAAGTACATCGAGCTCATCAAGTCCCTGcagcgcggcggcgccgacgtccgCGGCATAGGGCTGCAGGGCCACGTCAGCAACCCGGTGGGGCAGGTCATCTGCGACGCGCTCGACAAGCTCGCCACCACCGGCATACCCATCTGGTTCACGGAGCTGGACGTGCCCGAGCAGGACGTGAGTCTGCGAGCCCAGGACCTGGAGGTGGTGCTCCGGGAGGCCTACGCGCACCCCGCGGTGCAGGGCGTCGTGTTCTGGGGCTTCTTGCAGGGAACCATGTGGCGCCAGAACGCCTGGCTCGTCAACGCCGACGGCACCGTCAACGAAGCGGGCCAGATGTTTGTCAACCTCCAGAAGGAGTGGAAGACGgacgcgcgcgggaaccttgacGACGATGGGAATTTCAAGTTCAGGGGCTTCCACGGCACATACTTCGTCGAGGTTAAGACCGCGACAGGGAAACAAATCCTCAAAACCTTCACCGTGGACAAAGGTGACAACAACAACACCACGCCTCTCGTGCTAAATCTGGCCGATGCCTGA
- the LOC124649644 gene encoding heat shock 70 kDa protein 6, chloroplastic-like — MSTTTFPTSTPFFVHHGSRRPSVNVRTAAAVYGSGGRRWRPLRVTCEKVVGIDLGTTNSAVAAMEGGKPTIVTNAEGARTTPSVVAYTKAGDRLVGQIAKRQAVVNPENTFFSVKRFIGRKMNEVAEESKQVSYRIVRDDNGNVKLDCPAIGKQFAAEEISAQVLRKLVDDASKFLNDKVTKAVITVPAYFNDSQRTATKDAGRIAGLDVLRIINEPTAASLAYGFEKKSNETILVFDLGGGTFDVSVLEVGDGVFEVLSTSGDTHLGGDDFDKRIVDWLAGSFKNDEGIELLKDKQALQRLTEAAEKAKMELSSLTQTNISLPFITATADGPKHIETTITRGKFEELCSDLLDRLRTPVDNSLRDAKLSLKEIDEVILVGGSTRIPAVQELVKKMTGKDPNVTVNPDEVVALGAAVQAGVLSGDVSDIVLLDVTPLSIGLETLGGVMTKIIPRNTTLPTSKSEVFSTAADGQTSVEINVLQGEREFVRDNKSLGSFRLDGIPPAPRGVPQIEVKFDIDANGILSVAAVDKGTGKKQDITITGASTLPKDEVEKMVEEAEKFASEDKEKRDAIDTKNQAESVIYQTEKQLKELGDKVPGDVKGKVEGKLKELQDAVAGGSTQTIKDALAALNQEVMQLGQSLYQQQGAPGAGPTPGADGAADSAASSEKPGDDGDVIDADFTDSK, encoded by the exons ATGTCAACCACGACCTTCCCCACCTCGACCCCCTTCTTCGTCCACCACGGCAGCCGGCGCCCCTCCGTCAACgtccggacggcggcggcggtgtacgGGAGCgggggccggcggtggcggccactGCGGGTCACCTGCGAGAAGGTGGTGGGGATCGACCTCGGGACCACCAACTCCGCCGTGGCGGCGATGGAGGGCGGCAAGCCCACAATCGTCACCAACGCCGAGGGGGCGCGGACCACGCCGTCGGTCGTGGCCTACACCAAGGCCGGGGACCGGCTGGTGGGGCAGATCGCCAAGCGGCAGGCGGTGGTCAACCCAGAGAACACCTTCTTCTCCGTCAAACGGTTCATCGGCCGAAAGATGAACGAGGTCGCGGAGGAGTCAAAGCAGGTGTCCTACCGCATCGTTAGGGACGACAACGGCAACGTCAAGCTCGATTGTCCAGCTATCGGCAAGCAATTCGCTGCCGAGGAGATCTCTGCGCAG GTTTTGAGAAAGCTGGTTGATGATGCGTCAAAGTTTTTAAATGACAAAGTCACCAAGGCTGTGATCACTGTCCCTGCTTACTTCAACGACTCGCAGAGGACAGCTACAAAAGATGCTGGCCGCATTGCTGGGTTGGATGTTCTCCGTATCATAAATGAGCCTACTGCAGCGTCGTTAGCATATGGTTTTGAAAAAAAGAGCAATGAGACAATTCTAGTTTTTGACCTCGGAGGAGGCACCTTTGATGTTTCAG TTCTTGAGGTTGGTGATGGTGTTTTTGAGGTGCTATCTACTTCTGGTGACACCCATCTTGGGGGCGATGACTTTGACAAG AGAATTGTTGATTGGTTGGCTGGGAGCTTCAAAAATGATGAGGGTATTGAGCTGCTGAAAGACAAGCAAGCTCTTCAGCGACTTACAGAAGCAGCTGAGAAGGCAAAAATGGAGTTATCATCATTGACCCAAACAAATATTAG CTTACCTTTCATAACAGCTACTGCTGATGGGCCCAAGCACATTGAGACAACAATTACCAGGGGCAAATTTGAGGAGCTATGCTCAGATCTTCTTGACAG GCTGAGGACACCTGTCGACAACTCTCTTAGAGATGCGAAGCTGTCACTTAAAGAAATAGATGAGGTGATTCTTGTGGGTGGTTCCACCAGAATTCCAGCTGTTCAGgagcttgtgaagaaaatgactgGAAAGGACCCGAATGTGACAGTCAACCCTGATGAGGTTGTTGCCCTTGGAGCAGCTGTGCAG GCAGGAGTATTGTCGGGCGATGTGAGCGATATTGTGCTTCTCGATGTCACGCCACTGTCTATAGGTTTGGAGACACTGGGTGGGGTGATGACCAAGATTATCCCAAGGAATACAACCCTGCCCACCTCAAAGTCAGAGGTCTTCTCGACTGCTGCTGATGGACAGACAAGTGTGGAGATTAATGTTCTCCAAGGAGAAAGAGAGTTTGTCAGGGACAACAAATCTCTTGGTAGCTTCCGGCTTGATGGAATTCCTCCTGCTCCACGTGGTGTTCCACAAATTGAAGTCAAGTTTGATATTGATGCCAACGGTATCCTGTCTGTTGCTGCTGTGGACAAAGGCACTGGAAAGAAGCAGGACATCACTATCACCGGAGCCAGCACATTGCCGAAGGATGAG GTGGAGAAGATGGTCGAAGAAGCCGAGAAGTTCGCGTCCGAGGACAAAGAGAAGAGAGACGCAATCGACACCAAGAACCAGGCGGAGTCTGTCATCTACCAGACTGAGAAACAACTGAAGGAGCTTGGCGACAAGGTCCCAGGTGATGTCAAGGGGAAGGTCGAGGGGAAACTTAAGGAACTCCAGGATGCAGTTGCTGGCGGATCAACCCAGACCATAAAGGATGCACTGGCTGCACTGAACCAAGAAGTGATGCAGCTTGGCCAGTCCCTCTACCAGCAGCAGGGCGCCCCCGGAGCAGGCCCTACTCCTGGAGCTGATGGTGCTGCTGATTCTGCAGCTTCATCTGAGAAGCCAGGAGATGATGGTGACGTTATAGATGCTGATTTTACTGACAGCAAATGA